In the genome of Haemophilus pittmaniae, one region contains:
- a CDS encoding glycerate kinase, with protein MKIVIAPDSFKESLTALEVASAIEIGFKRIFPNAEYVKLPMADGGEGTVQSLVDATQGRLVETVVTAPLGNRVQSFFGLSGDGHTAIIEMAAASGLHLVPMEKRNPCLTTSFGTGELIKQALDLNVRHIILGIGGSATNDGGVGMLQALGLRLLDKDGQSIGFGGAELANITEIQTDGLDPRLQQVQIEVACDVNNPLCGERGASAIFGPQKGATAEMVKQLDAALAHFAAITERDCGKQIREQAGAGAAGGMGGGLLLLPHVQLKAGVQIVLDNLKLAEQVKDADLVITGEGRMDAQSILGKTPVGVARTAKQFNKPVVAIVGCLREDYDVVYEHGIDAVFPIIRSLGDLPTILKQGEQNLISAAENVARLMALRNNPGF; from the coding sequence ATGAAAATTGTTATTGCTCCCGATTCATTTAAAGAAAGCTTAACCGCGCTAGAAGTCGCAAGCGCGATTGAAATCGGTTTTAAACGCATTTTCCCAAATGCCGAATATGTGAAATTACCGATGGCGGATGGTGGTGAAGGTACCGTGCAATCCTTGGTCGATGCGACTCAAGGGCGTTTAGTTGAAACAGTAGTAACAGCCCCGCTAGGCAATCGGGTACAAAGCTTTTTCGGTTTATCCGGTGATGGACACACCGCCATTATTGAAATGGCAGCGGCCTCCGGGTTGCACCTGGTGCCAATGGAGAAACGAAACCCTTGTCTAACCACCAGTTTTGGTACCGGGGAGTTGATTAAACAAGCTCTTGATCTCAATGTGCGACATATTATTTTAGGGATTGGTGGAAGTGCAACAAACGATGGCGGCGTCGGCATGCTGCAGGCATTAGGTCTACGTTTGTTGGATAAAGACGGCCAATCTATCGGCTTTGGCGGCGCGGAATTGGCGAATATTACAGAAATCCAAACGGACGGCTTAGATCCAAGATTACAGCAGGTACAAATTGAAGTGGCCTGTGATGTGAATAATCCGCTTTGTGGTGAGCGTGGTGCTTCTGCGATTTTTGGACCACAGAAAGGTGCCACAGCCGAAATGGTAAAACAACTTGATGCCGCGTTAGCGCATTTCGCCGCGATTACCGAACGGGATTGTGGCAAACAGATTAGAGAGCAAGCAGGCGCCGGTGCAGCAGGTGGTATGGGTGGTGGTTTATTGCTCTTGCCACATGTGCAACTGAAAGCTGGAGTACAAATCGTATTGGATAATCTGAAATTGGCTGAGCAAGTCAAAGATGCCGATTTGGTGATTACCGGTGAGGGCCGCATGGATGCGCAAAGCATCCTGGGTAAAACCCCGGTGGGCGTCGCGCGGACAGCCAAACAGTTTAATAAGCCGGTGGTGGCTATTGTGGGCTGTTTACGTGAGGATTATGATGTGGTGTATGAACATGGTATTGATGCTGTATTCCCGATTATCCGTAGCCTTGGTGATTTACCAACTATTCTCAAACAGGGTGAGCAGAATTTAATTTCAGCCGCAGAAAACGTAGCCCGTTTGATGGCGTTGCGGAATAATCCTGGTTTTTAA
- the ribF gene encoding bifunctional riboflavin kinase/FAD synthetase → MQLIRGFNNASFQLSGCALTIGNFDGVHLGHQAILRHLRQKADELGLPMVVMLFEPQPREYFMGKSAPARLMRLRDKLYYLKQAGVDAVLVVRFNQQFAALTAEQFIEDWLVNKLNVKFLSIGDDFKFGANRQGNFAMLQAAGKQFGFAVEDNYSLCLEQCRISSTAIRQALAENQLSLAENLLGKPYRIFGRVIHGNKLGRTIGFPTANVRLHRQVNPVKGVYAVKVRLKSGEIFDGVANMGKRPTINGTIQLLEVHLFDFSQNIYGQMVEVEFCHKIRDEIKFPSFEALKAQIEQDVKTAKAFFAK, encoded by the coding sequence ATGCAATTAATTCGTGGGTTTAATAATGCATCGTTTCAGTTGTCCGGTTGTGCTTTGACCATCGGCAACTTCGATGGCGTGCATTTGGGCCACCAAGCGATTTTGCGTCATCTTCGCCAAAAAGCGGATGAATTAGGACTACCAATGGTAGTCATGCTATTTGAACCACAACCGCGTGAATATTTTATGGGGAAAAGTGCACCCGCCCGTTTAATGCGATTACGCGATAAGCTGTATTATCTTAAGCAAGCCGGTGTTGATGCGGTGCTTGTTGTTCGTTTCAATCAGCAATTTGCTGCTCTAACAGCCGAACAATTTATTGAAGATTGGTTGGTCAATAAACTTAATGTCAAATTCTTAAGTATCGGTGATGATTTTAAATTCGGGGCAAACCGCCAAGGTAATTTTGCAATGTTGCAAGCGGCAGGAAAACAATTTGGTTTTGCCGTAGAAGACAATTACAGTCTTTGTCTCGAGCAATGTCGCATTAGCAGTACTGCCATCCGTCAAGCATTAGCTGAAAATCAGCTCTCCTTGGCAGAAAATTTGTTAGGCAAGCCTTATCGAATTTTTGGTCGTGTTATTCATGGAAATAAATTGGGCAGAACTATTGGTTTTCCTACCGCGAATGTTCGTTTACATCGCCAAGTGAACCCAGTAAAAGGGGTTTACGCCGTGAAAGTGCGGTTGAAATCAGGCGAGATTTTTGACGGTGTAGCTAACATGGGGAAACGCCCAACTATTAACGGTACGATACAATTATTAGAAGTCCATTTATTTGATTTTTCTCAGAATATTTATGGGCAAATGGTCGAAGTGGAATTCTGCCATAAGATTCGAGATGAGATAAAATTTCCTTCTTTTGAGGCGTTGAAAGCTCAAATTGAACAAGACGTAAAAACGGCGAAAGCATTTTTTGCAAAATAG
- the ispH gene encoding 4-hydroxy-3-methylbut-2-enyl diphosphate reductase: MKIILANPRGFCAGVDRAISIVELALEIHGAPIYVRHEVVHNRFVVNGLRERGAIFVEELSEVPDGAIVIFSAHGVSQAVRQEAKERNLKVFDATCPLVTKVHMQVARASRKGTKAILIGHKGHPEVEGTMGQYSNQDGGIYLIESVEDIARLPLRENDDLTFMTQTTLSLDDTAETISALKEKYPTIQGPHKNDICYATTNRQEAVRELAKQCDLVIVVGSKNSSNSNRLAELASRMGVKSKLIDDPNDIHADWFDDVQTIGVTAGASAPEELVQSVINRIGDFGATTIEELQGLEENMFFEVPKELRIKAVN, encoded by the coding sequence ATGAAAATAATCCTAGCCAACCCGCGTGGTTTTTGTGCCGGAGTGGATCGAGCCATCAGTATCGTAGAACTAGCATTGGAAATTCATGGCGCTCCGATTTATGTACGGCATGAAGTCGTACATAACCGTTTTGTAGTGAACGGCTTGCGTGAGCGTGGTGCAATTTTTGTGGAAGAATTAAGCGAAGTACCGGATGGCGCTATTGTCATATTCTCCGCTCACGGTGTATCCCAAGCTGTACGCCAAGAAGCCAAAGAACGCAATTTGAAAGTCTTTGATGCGACCTGCCCGCTAGTAACTAAAGTCCACATGCAGGTTGCCCGCGCTAGTCGTAAAGGCACCAAAGCAATTTTAATCGGTCACAAAGGTCATCCCGAAGTGGAAGGAACCATGGGACAATACAGCAACCAAGATGGTGGTATCTATCTGATTGAAAGCGTGGAAGATATCGCCCGCCTTCCGCTACGGGAAAATGATGACCTCACCTTTATGACCCAAACTACCCTATCCTTGGATGATACCGCTGAGACGATCAGCGCACTGAAGGAAAAATATCCGACAATTCAAGGTCCACACAAAAATGACATTTGTTATGCTACCACTAACCGTCAAGAAGCAGTGCGTGAATTAGCCAAGCAATGTGATTTAGTGATTGTGGTGGGCTCCAAAAATTCCTCCAACTCCAACCGTTTAGCGGAATTGGCCTCGCGTATGGGGGTTAAATCTAAACTGATCGATGATCCTAACGATATCCATGCCGATTGGTTTGATGATGTTCAAACTATTGGTGTCACCGCCGGTGCCTCGGCTCCAGAAGAATTAGTCCAATCGGTGATTAACCGTATTGGTGATTTTGGTGCAACCACCATTGAAGAATTACAGGGCTTAGAAGAAAATATGTTCTTCGAAGTCCCAAAAGAACTCCGTATTAAAGCAGTAAATTAA
- the lspA gene encoding signal peptidase II: MAKTKSGLSFLWLSVAAFVLDLLTKYIVLQKFDLYESLNVLPMFNLTYVRNYGAAFSFLADHNGWQQYFFVLLAVIISLMLVYFLKKNSIAQRLQNSAYALIIGGALANMVDRLYHGFVVDFLDFYWRDWHYPVFNVADIAICIGAGLLAIDAFKSDKAKTQGEQA, encoded by the coding sequence ATGGCGAAAACCAAATCCGGTCTGTCTTTTCTCTGGCTCAGTGTGGCTGCTTTCGTACTTGATTTATTAACCAAATATATTGTGTTACAAAAATTCGACTTGTATGAAAGTTTAAATGTGCTGCCAATGTTTAATCTCACCTACGTGCGTAACTATGGTGCGGCCTTTAGTTTTTTAGCCGATCATAATGGTTGGCAACAATATTTCTTTGTTCTACTGGCTGTAATAATTTCATTGATGCTGGTGTATTTCCTGAAAAAGAACAGCATTGCTCAGCGACTACAAAATAGCGCCTATGCCCTGATTATCGGAGGTGCATTAGCCAATATGGTGGATCGTCTCTATCATGGTTTCGTAGTGGATTTTTTAGATTTTTATTGGCGCGATTGGCATTATCCGGTATTCAATGTGGCCGATATCGCCATCTGTATCGGTGCCGGTTTATTAGCCATTGATGCATTTAAAAGCGACAAAGCAAAAACACAAGGCGAACAAGCATGA
- the rdgB gene encoding RdgB/HAM1 family non-canonical purine NTP pyrophosphatase, with the protein MKQKIVLATGNPGKVKEMADVLAEFGFDVIAQTELGIDSPEETGLTFVENAILKARYAAEKSGLPAISDDSGLVVEALNGAPGLYSARYAGVDGEQADAANRAKLLAELGSLPSAQRGAKFVSTIVLLRHPTDPSPIIAQGECQGEILFTEKGENGFGYDSLFFSPECGLSFAELATAEKKKISHRARALAQLKRQLGA; encoded by the coding sequence ATGAAACAGAAAATCGTACTAGCAACCGGTAATCCCGGTAAAGTAAAAGAAATGGCTGATGTATTAGCCGAATTTGGTTTTGATGTAATCGCACAAACAGAACTTGGTATCGATAGTCCTGAGGAAACTGGTCTCACCTTTGTAGAAAATGCCATTTTAAAAGCCCGCTATGCCGCTGAAAAATCCGGGTTACCGGCCATTTCCGATGACTCAGGTTTAGTCGTTGAGGCCCTAAATGGCGCACCGGGACTTTACTCTGCACGCTATGCTGGAGTTGATGGCGAACAAGCTGATGCTGCCAATCGAGCTAAATTATTAGCTGAATTAGGCTCTCTGCCATCGGCTCAACGTGGTGCTAAATTTGTCAGCACCATTGTCTTACTACGCCACCCAACGGATCCTTCACCAATTATTGCGCAAGGTGAATGCCAAGGCGAGATTCTCTTTACCGAAAAGGGGGAAAATGGCTTTGGTTATGATTCACTCTTTTTTAGCCCGGAATGCGGCTTAAGCTTTGCGGAACTCGCAACCGCTGAGAAGAAAAAAATTTCCCACCGCGCCCGCGCATTAGCCCAACTCAAACGTCAATTAGGTGCATAA
- the ileS gene encoding isoleucine--tRNA ligase, with protein MTVDYKNTLNLPETGFPMRGDLAKREPVMLKNWYDKQLYQKIRQATKGKKSFILHDGPPYANGNIHIGHAVNKILKDIIVKSKTALGFDSPYIPGWDCHGLPIELKVEGLVGKPNEKITAAEFRQKCREYAAEQVEGQKKDFIRLGVLGDWDNPYLTMNFDTEANIIRTLGKVIANGHLYKGSKPVHWCLDCGSSLAEAEVEYEDKVSPSIYVRFPAVSAVEIEEKFNAVGKGHGKLSAVIWTTTPWTMPSNRAIAVNADLEYNLVQLGDERVILAAELVESVAKAVGVEQVEVLGSVKGQALELVRFNHPFYDFTVPVILGDHVTTDGGTGLVHTAPDHGLDDFIVGQKYNLPMAGLVSNDGKFISTTEFFAGKGVFEANPLVVEKLQEVGNLLKVEKIKHSYPHCWRHKTPIIFRATPQWFIGMETQGLRQQALGEIKRVRWIPDWGQARIEKMVENRPDWCISRQRTWGVPMTLFVHKETEELHPRTLELLEEVAKRVEKAGIQAWWDLDEKELLGADAETYRKVPDTLDVWFDSGSTYSSVVANRPEFNGQDIDMYLEGSDQHRGWFMSSLMLSTATDSKAPYKQVLTHGFTVDGQGRKMSKSIGNIVTPQEVMDKFGGDILRLWVASTDYTGEMTVSDEILKRAADSYRRIRNTARFLLANLNGFDPQRDAVKPEEMISLDRWAVACALDAQKEIKEAYDNYQFHTVVQRLMRFCSVEMGSFYLDIIKDRQYTTKADSLARRSCQTALWHIAEALVRWMAPILSFTADEIWGHLPQTATPRAEFVFTEEFYEGLFGLGENEKLDDAYWQQLIKVRSEVNRVLEIARNDKVIGSGLEAEVTVYANDEYRALLEQLSNELRFVLITSKAEVKPLADKPADVVAGELEGIAVSVARSNGEKCPRCWHYSDKIGVNPEHPTLCPRCVENVAGNGEIRRFA; from the coding sequence ATGACAGTTGATTACAAAAACACGTTAAATTTACCTGAAACAGGTTTCCCTATGCGTGGCGATTTAGCCAAACGCGAACCTGTAATGTTAAAAAATTGGTATGACAAACAGTTGTATCAAAAAATCCGCCAAGCAACGAAAGGTAAAAAATCCTTTATTTTGCACGATGGCCCTCCGTATGCGAACGGTAATATTCATATCGGTCACGCCGTTAATAAAATTCTGAAAGATATTATTGTTAAATCCAAAACCGCATTAGGTTTTGACTCGCCTTATATCCCAGGTTGGGACTGTCATGGCTTGCCAATTGAATTAAAAGTAGAAGGTTTAGTGGGCAAACCAAACGAGAAGATTACAGCAGCTGAATTCCGTCAAAAATGTCGTGAATATGCCGCGGAACAAGTAGAAGGACAGAAAAAAGATTTTATCCGTTTAGGTGTATTGGGCGATTGGGATAATCCTTATTTAACGATGAACTTCGACACCGAAGCAAACATCATCCGTACACTCGGTAAAGTGATTGCTAATGGCCATTTATACAAAGGTTCAAAACCGGTGCACTGGTGTTTGGATTGTGGCTCTTCTTTAGCGGAAGCAGAAGTGGAATATGAAGACAAAGTTTCTCCATCTATCTACGTGCGTTTCCCTGCTGTAAGTGCGGTTGAAATTGAAGAGAAATTTAACGCAGTAGGCAAAGGCCATGGCAAATTATCTGCGGTGATTTGGACCACCACACCTTGGACAATGCCATCTAACCGTGCGATTGCAGTAAATGCAGACTTAGAATACAACTTAGTACAACTTGGCGATGAGCGTGTGATTTTAGCTGCTGAATTAGTTGAGTCTGTTGCGAAAGCGGTGGGTGTAGAACAAGTTGAAGTATTAGGTTCAGTAAAAGGTCAAGCGCTTGAGTTAGTACGCTTTAACCATCCGTTCTATGATTTCACTGTACCAGTAATTTTAGGTGATCACGTTACTACTGATGGTGGTACTGGTTTAGTACATACTGCGCCAGATCATGGTTTGGACGACTTTATTGTCGGACAAAAATATAATTTACCAATGGCGGGTCTTGTATCGAATGACGGTAAATTTATTTCAACGACTGAATTCTTTGCAGGCAAAGGCGTATTTGAAGCCAATCCATTGGTTGTTGAAAAATTACAAGAAGTGGGCAACTTATTAAAAGTTGAGAAAATCAAACACAGCTACCCACACTGCTGGCGTCACAAAACCCCGATTATTTTCCGTGCGACTCCGCAATGGTTTATTGGCATGGAAACACAGGGTTTACGCCAACAAGCATTAGGCGAAATCAAACGAGTTCGCTGGATTCCAGATTGGGGTCAAGCGCGTATCGAGAAAATGGTTGAAAACCGCCCTGACTGGTGTATTTCCCGTCAACGTACTTGGGGAGTGCCGATGACCTTATTCGTGCACAAAGAAACCGAAGAACTTCATCCGCGCACCTTAGAGTTACTTGAAGAAGTGGCGAAACGCGTAGAAAAAGCTGGTATTCAAGCATGGTGGGATTTAGACGAAAAAGAATTATTAGGGGCTGATGCCGAAACCTATCGCAAAGTACCTGATACCCTTGACGTATGGTTTGACTCAGGATCAACCTATTCTTCTGTTGTCGCAAATCGTCCAGAATTTAACGGCCAAGATATCGATATGTATTTAGAAGGTTCTGACCAACACCGTGGTTGGTTTATGTCTTCTTTAATGCTTTCTACCGCAACAGACAGCAAAGCACCATACAAACAAGTATTAACGCATGGTTTCACCGTGGATGGTCAAGGTCGTAAGATGTCAAAATCTATCGGTAACATCGTGACACCACAAGAAGTCATGGATAAATTCGGTGGTGACATTTTACGTTTATGGGTCGCTTCTACCGACTATACCGGTGAAATGACCGTTTCTGATGAGATCTTAAAACGTGCAGCGGATAGCTATCGTCGTATTCGTAACACTGCGCGTTTCTTACTAGCTAACTTGAATGGTTTTGATCCGCAACGTGACGCCGTTAAACCAGAAGAAATGATTAGCTTAGATCGTTGGGCGGTAGCTTGTGCGTTAGATGCACAAAAAGAAATTAAAGAGGCGTACGATAACTATCAATTCCACACAGTAGTACAACGTTTAATGCGTTTCTGTTCTGTGGAAATGGGCTCGTTCTACCTTGATATTATCAAAGACCGTCAATATACCACCAAAGCAGACAGCCTTGCGCGTCGTAGCTGCCAAACAGCGTTATGGCACATTGCAGAAGCATTGGTTCGTTGGATGGCACCAATCCTGTCATTCACGGCGGATGAAATTTGGGGCCACTTGCCACAAACAGCAACGCCACGTGCTGAATTCGTCTTTACTGAAGAATTCTACGAAGGCTTATTTGGTTTAGGCGAGAATGAAAAATTAGATGATGCTTACTGGCAACAGCTGATTAAAGTTCGTTCTGAAGTGAACCGTGTATTAGAAATCGCACGTAACGACAAAGTGATCGGTAGTGGTTTAGAAGCTGAAGTAACCGTTTATGCTAACGATGAATATCGTGCATTGTTAGAACAATTAAGCAATGAATTACGTTTCGTATTAATTACCTCAAAAGCGGAAGTCAAACCATTAGCGGACAAACCTGCGGATGTGGTTGCAGGTGAGTTAGAGGGAATTGCGGTAAGCGTAGCACGTTCCAACGGTGAAAAATGCCCACGTTGCTGGCATTATTCTGACAAAATCGGCGTAAACCCTGAACATCCGACTCTTTGTCCGCGTTGTGTGGAAAACGTAGCGGGTAATGGTGAAATCCGTCGTTTTGCGTAA
- a CDS encoding heavy metal-binding domain-containing protein, with the protein MIITTTQQIEGKQIVEYKQIVFGEVVAGANFIRDFFASITDVIGGRSTVYERRLARAREDALEEIQKKAKALGANAVVGVEINYTTVGVKSMFMVIASGTAVVVR; encoded by the coding sequence ATGATCATTACTACAACTCAACAAATTGAAGGCAAACAGATTGTTGAATATAAACAAATCGTATTCGGTGAAGTTGTTGCCGGCGCGAATTTTATCCGTGATTTCTTTGCCTCTATCACCGATGTTATCGGTGGCCGTTCGACAGTGTACGAGCGGCGTTTAGCCCGAGCTAGAGAAGATGCTTTGGAAGAAATTCAAAAAAAAGCAAAAGCCCTAGGTGCCAATGCAGTGGTTGGAGTGGAAATCAATTACACGACCGTTGGTGTCAAAAGTATGTTTATGGTCATCGCCAGCGGAACCGCAGTCGTTGTGCGTTAA
- a CDS encoding ComEA family DNA-binding protein, translating into MKLLKTLFGACIVASAMLSNNALAEDKVAESTAQTMQQSQADVAGKLNINTAGAAEIQRAMIGIGAKKAEAIIQYREKHGNFTAVEQLLEVQGIGKATLEKNRDRITL; encoded by the coding sequence ATGAAACTATTAAAAACTCTCTTTGGAGCCTGCATCGTGGCTAGTGCAATGCTATCCAATAACGCCTTAGCTGAAGATAAAGTGGCGGAAAGCACAGCACAAACCATGCAGCAAAGCCAAGCCGATGTAGCGGGTAAACTTAATATTAACACCGCTGGTGCTGCTGAAATTCAACGAGCAATGATCGGCATCGGAGCAAAAAAAGCCGAAGCGATTATTCAGTACCGTGAAAAACATGGTAATTTCACAGCAGTAGAACAACTGCTGGAAGTCCAAGGTATCGGTAAAGCCACCTTGGAAAAAAATCGGGACAGAATCACATTATAA
- the murJ gene encoding murein biosynthesis integral membrane protein MurJ, producing the protein MSKRLLKSGIIVSGMTLISRVLGLVRDVVIAHLIGAGAAADVFLFANRIPNFLRRLFAEGAFSQAFVPVLAEYQKSGDLSKTREFIGKVSGTLGGLVSVVTLLAMVGSPVVAAIFGMGWFTDWLNDGPNAGKFEQASLLLKITFPYLWFVTFVALSGAILNTIGKFGVMSFSPVLLNIAMIATALFLAPQMDNPDLALAIGIFLGGLLQFLFQLPFLKKAGLLVRPRWAWHDEGVTKIRKLMIPALFGVSVSQINLLLDTVIASFLMTGSISWLYYSDRLLEFPLGLFGIAISTVILPTLARHHVNRTDDAEQSGQDFHQTMDWGVRMILLLGVPAALGIAVLAQPMILVLFMRGSFTLQDVTATAYSLWALSAGLLSFMLIKILANGYYARQDTKTPVKIGIIAMVSNMLFNLLAIPFSYVGLAMASTMSASLNAYLLYRGLAKAEVYHFSRTSALFFVKVFVAALAMAGLLWYNSPELHEWAAMPLLNRIHWLLWLIGLAAAVYGGVLVLFGIRKRHLLTRQ; encoded by the coding sequence TTGAGTAAACGACTTTTGAAATCCGGCATCATCGTCAGCGGTATGACCTTGATCTCCCGCGTACTTGGTTTGGTGCGTGATGTAGTGATCGCCCATTTGATCGGTGCCGGTGCGGCGGCCGACGTTTTTTTATTTGCCAACCGTATCCCCAATTTTCTTCGTCGATTATTTGCCGAAGGGGCATTTTCCCAAGCGTTCGTGCCTGTTTTAGCGGAATATCAAAAATCCGGCGATCTATCTAAAACCCGCGAATTTATCGGCAAAGTTTCCGGTACGCTAGGCGGTTTAGTGAGTGTTGTAACCCTTTTAGCGATGGTTGGCTCCCCTGTCGTGGCGGCTATTTTCGGGATGGGCTGGTTTACCGATTGGCTCAATGATGGCCCGAATGCCGGCAAGTTCGAACAGGCCTCTCTCTTACTCAAAATCACGTTCCCTTATCTTTGGTTTGTCACCTTCGTGGCCCTATCGGGTGCCATTCTAAATACCATCGGTAAATTTGGCGTGATGTCTTTTTCGCCGGTACTACTGAATATTGCGATGATTGCTACCGCACTATTTTTAGCCCCACAAATGGATAACCCCGATTTAGCCTTAGCCATCGGGATCTTCCTCGGTGGATTGTTGCAATTTTTATTCCAATTGCCTTTCCTTAAAAAGGCCGGTTTATTGGTGAGGCCGCGCTGGGCTTGGCATGATGAAGGTGTCACTAAAATTCGTAAGCTCATGATTCCCGCGCTATTCGGGGTTTCCGTCAGCCAAATCAATTTATTACTTGATACGGTAATCGCCAGTTTCTTAATGACCGGTTCCATTAGTTGGCTTTATTATTCTGACCGCTTATTGGAATTTCCGCTCGGACTCTTTGGAATCGCGATCTCTACGGTCATTTTACCAACCCTCGCCCGCCATCATGTCAACCGAACCGATGATGCGGAGCAAAGCGGGCAGGATTTTCATCAGACGATGGACTGGGGCGTGCGCATGATTTTGTTGCTTGGGGTTCCTGCAGCCTTAGGAATTGCCGTATTAGCACAACCGATGATCTTAGTCCTATTTATGCGCGGCAGTTTCACTTTGCAGGACGTTACGGCTACTGCCTATTCCCTATGGGCATTGAGTGCAGGACTACTAAGCTTTATGTTAATCAAAATCCTGGCCAATGGTTATTACGCCCGCCAAGATACCAAAACTCCGGTGAAAATCGGTATTATCGCAATGGTCAGCAACATGCTATTCAACTTACTGGCGATTCCTTTCAGCTATGTAGGCCTAGCAATGGCTTCAACCATGTCGGCCAGCTTAAATGCCTATTTACTTTATCGCGGTTTAGCCAAAGCCGAGGTCTACCATTTCAGCCGTACCAGCGCACTATTTTTCGTCAAAGTATTTGTTGCAGCACTCGCTATGGCGGGATTGCTTTGGTACAACAGCCCGGAATTACATGAATGGGCGGCGATGCCTCTATTAAACCGCATTCATTGGTTGCTCTGGTTAATCGGATTGGCCGCTGCAGTTTATGGCGGTGTATTGGTTTTATTCGGGATTCGTAAACGCCATTTACTGACAAGACAATAA
- a CDS encoding GntP family permease encodes MTTVSALGALAALIVAIFLILKKVSPAYGMLVGALVGGLIGGADLSQTVSLMIGGAQGITTAVMRILAAGVLAGVLIESGAANTIAETIVRILGETRALLALILATMILTAVGVFVDVSVITVSPIALALARRTDLSKPAILLAMVGGGKAGNLMSPNPNAIAAADTFHLPLTSVMMAGIIPAIFGLILTYFLAKRLRNKGSRVLVEEVVSVETQHLPSFGTALIAPLVAILLLALRPLADIKIDPLIALPLGGLIGALCMGKLRHANSYAISGLGKMAPVAIMLLGTGALAGIIANSGMKDVLIEGLKHSGLPSYILAPISGALMSLATASTTAGTAVASNVFSSTLLELGVSSLAGAAMIHAGATVFDHMPHGSFFHATGGSVNMDMKERLKLIPYESAIGLLMTIVSTLIFGVFHWF; translated from the coding sequence ATGACGACCGTATCTGCCCTAGGTGCATTAGCAGCGCTGATTGTGGCAATTTTCTTAATTTTGAAAAAAGTTTCACCCGCTTACGGCATGTTAGTTGGGGCATTAGTTGGTGGTCTTATCGGTGGTGCCGATCTATCACAGACCGTCAGTTTGATGATTGGTGGTGCACAAGGAATTACCACCGCGGTCATGCGTATTTTAGCGGCCGGGGTATTAGCCGGAGTGCTGATTGAATCCGGTGCAGCGAATACCATAGCCGAAACAATTGTGCGAATTTTAGGGGAAACCCGAGCATTATTGGCATTAATTTTAGCGACTATGATTTTGACTGCAGTTGGTGTATTTGTGGATGTGTCCGTAATTACCGTATCCCCAATTGCATTGGCGCTCGCCCGCCGCACAGATTTATCCAAACCAGCAATCCTCTTAGCGATGGTAGGTGGTGGTAAAGCCGGTAATCTAATGTCTCCGAATCCTAATGCGATTGCGGCAGCGGATACCTTCCACCTGCCGTTAACATCGGTCATGATGGCGGGCATTATTCCGGCAATTTTTGGTTTGATCCTGACGTATTTCTTGGCTAAACGTTTAAGAAATAAAGGTTCTCGAGTATTGGTAGAAGAAGTGGTTAGCGTTGAAACGCAACATTTACCATCCTTTGGAACTGCCCTGATTGCACCATTAGTCGCGATTCTATTGCTTGCGCTTCGACCATTAGCGGATATTAAAATTGATCCTTTAATTGCCTTACCGCTTGGCGGTTTAATCGGTGCATTATGTATGGGGAAATTGCGCCATGCTAATAGTTATGCAATAAGCGGTTTAGGCAAAATGGCTCCGGTAGCGATTATGTTACTTGGTACGGGGGCATTAGCCGGTATTATTGCGAATTCGGGCATGAAAGATGTGTTGATCGAAGGATTAAAACATTCTGGTTTACCTTCTTACATTCTTGCTCCAATTTCCGGTGCTTTAATGTCCTTGGCAACTGCATCGACTACAGCAGGTACCGCAGTGGCCTCCAATGTGTTTAGTTCCACTTTATTAGAACTTGGTGTGAGTAGCCTGGCCGGCGCAGCAATGATTCATGCAGGGGCGACCGTATTTGATCATATGCCGCACGGTTCTTTCTTCCATGCAACAGGCGGTAGTGTGAATATGGATATGAAAGAACGTTTAAAACTCATTCCTTATGAAAGTGCGATCGGTTTACTTATGACTATCGTCTCTACGTTAATTTTCGGTGTATTTCATTGGTTCTAG